In Bradyrhizobium sp. G127, one genomic interval encodes:
- a CDS encoding DUF6494 family protein, whose translation MNEDVFNTSVRKFLKQVGVTSQREIEKAVREAIASGRLKGSEKLPAKMVLTISGVDLSFTVDGEIELA comes from the coding sequence ATGAACGAAGATGTCTTCAACACCAGCGTGCGAAAATTCCTCAAGCAGGTCGGTGTCACCTCGCAGCGCGAAATCGAGAAAGCTGTCCGCGAGGCCATTGCCAGTGGCCGTCTGAAGGGCAGCGAAAAGCTGCCCGCCAAGATGGTGCTCACGATCAGCGGCGTCGATCTGTCGTTCACGGTCGATGGCGAAATCGAGCTCGCCTAG
- a CDS encoding alkylphosphonate utilization protein, producing MAVRDSNGNELKEGDSVVVIKDLKVKGSSSGVKRGTVVKNIHLTDNEDEIEGRTDKIKGLVLRTEFLKKA from the coding sequence ATGGCAGTCAGGGACAGCAACGGCAACGAGCTGAAAGAGGGCGACAGCGTCGTCGTCATCAAGGATCTGAAGGTGAAAGGCTCATCCAGCGGGGTCAAGCGCGGCACCGTGGTGAAGAACATTCATCTTACCGACAATGAAGACGAGATCGAAGGCCGCACCGACAAGATCAAGGGCCTCGTGCTGCGCACGGAATTCCTGAAGAAGGCCTGA
- a CDS encoding DsbA family protein, with translation MTFATRPAIFSAFAVALAAIVLAAAPARTAPAQPQARSADEVLTKDAVLRDADNPVLGNPQGDITIVEYFDYQCPFCKKISPVLDQVIAEDKKVRLVLKDWPILGEPSGYAARLVLAAKYQNKYEPAHRALIGKVGRLTEAVIDDTLAQAGVDVAKAKADLATNKATIDALLRRNTDQAEAFGFRGTPAFVVGTFRVPGGLTAEQFKLAIADARKAAKDGAKGK, from the coding sequence ATGACCTTCGCAACGAGACCAGCCATTTTCAGCGCCTTCGCAGTCGCGCTGGCCGCCATCGTGCTGGCCGCCGCGCCTGCGCGAACTGCGCCCGCGCAGCCGCAGGCTCGCTCGGCCGACGAGGTGCTGACCAAGGACGCCGTGCTGCGTGACGCGGACAATCCGGTGCTGGGCAATCCGCAGGGCGACATCACCATTGTCGAGTATTTCGATTACCAGTGCCCGTTCTGCAAGAAGATTTCCCCTGTGCTCGATCAGGTGATCGCGGAGGACAAGAAGGTTCGGCTCGTGCTGAAGGACTGGCCGATCCTCGGCGAGCCGTCGGGATATGCCGCGCGGCTGGTGCTGGCCGCCAAATATCAGAACAAGTATGAGCCTGCCCATCGCGCGCTGATCGGCAAGGTTGGACGGCTCACCGAGGCCGTAATCGACGACACGCTGGCGCAGGCCGGCGTCGATGTTGCGAAAGCCAAGGCCGACCTCGCCACCAACAAGGCGACCATCGATGCGCTGCTCAGGCGCAACACCGATCAGGCGGAAGCGTTCGGCTTTCGCGGTACGCCGGCCTTCGTGGTCGGCACCTTCCGCGTCCCCGGGGGCCTCACCGCGGAGCAGTTCAAGCTGGCGATTGCCGATGCGCGCAAGGCGGCGAAGGACGGAGCGAAGGGGAAGTAA
- a CDS encoding OmpW family protein — MKKFLAVSSLALATALAGAALPAQAADLPAAPVYKAPVYEPWNPWMIRLRALGVITDNSGHVDQVLGSGLSTSDTVVPELDISYFFTRNIAAELILGVTKHHVTGTGVPATNGLDVGKAWLLPPTLTLQYHFTDFGAFKPYIGGGVNYTFFFSQSAGNVANGAGVAVTNSHLKDSFAPVAQFGFDYMIDKHWGWNVDVKKIWLRPNWDGTLNGVTPVSGKVNLDPWLVGTGITYKF; from the coding sequence ATGAAAAAATTTCTTGCCGTGTCATCGCTGGCATTGGCGACTGCACTTGCCGGGGCTGCGCTGCCGGCACAGGCTGCCGATCTTCCTGCCGCGCCTGTCTACAAAGCACCGGTCTACGAGCCGTGGAATCCTTGGATGATCCGCCTGCGTGCGCTGGGCGTGATCACCGACAATTCGGGACATGTGGATCAGGTGCTCGGATCGGGATTGAGCACATCCGATACGGTGGTGCCCGAACTCGATATCTCCTACTTCTTTACAAGGAACATCGCGGCCGAACTGATCCTCGGCGTCACCAAGCATCATGTCACGGGAACGGGCGTTCCGGCCACCAACGGTCTCGACGTTGGCAAGGCCTGGCTGCTGCCGCCGACCCTGACCTTGCAGTATCATTTCACTGATTTTGGCGCCTTCAAGCCGTATATCGGCGGCGGCGTGAACTACACGTTCTTCTTCAGCCAGTCGGCGGGCAACGTCGCGAACGGCGCGGGCGTGGCGGTGACCAACAGCCATCTCAAGGACAGCTTCGCGCCCGTCGCGCAGTTCGGTTTCGACTACATGATCGACAAGCACTGGGGATGGAACGTCGACGTCAAGAAGATCTGGCTGCGTCCGAACTGGGACGGCACTCTCAACGGCGTGACGCCGGTTTCCGGCAAGGTCAATCTCGATCCTTGGCTGGTTGGCACCGGCATCACCTACAAGTTTTGA
- a CDS encoding cell cycle transcriptional regulator TrcR produces MSNAPLMPKATAVWLVDNTALTFDQVAEFTKMHPLEIRAIADGDAAQGIKGMDPISTGQLTREEIERGEADPDYRLKLGESKVILPEAKKKKGPRYTPVSRRHERPSAILWLVRNHPELKDSQIMRLVGTTKTTIASVRDRTHWNAQTLTPMDPVTLGLCSQIELDFEVQRAAKEKPATQQYGGATLLPASETTRKDAEHEIATTTEKQRDDMDVDAVFAKLKTIGGKKAQDDD; encoded by the coding sequence ATGAGCAATGCACCGCTGATGCCGAAGGCGACGGCCGTGTGGCTGGTTGATAACACCGCCCTGACGTTCGACCAGGTGGCCGAGTTCACCAAGATGCACCCCCTTGAAATCCGCGCCATTGCCGACGGCGACGCCGCGCAGGGCATCAAGGGCATGGACCCGATCTCCACCGGCCAGCTCACCCGCGAGGAAATCGAGAGGGGCGAAGCCGATCCGGATTATCGCCTGAAACTCGGCGAATCCAAGGTGATCCTGCCGGAAGCCAAGAAGAAGAAGGGTCCGCGCTACACACCGGTGTCGCGCCGCCATGAACGGCCGAGCGCGATCCTGTGGCTGGTGCGCAATCATCCCGAACTTAAAGACAGCCAGATCATGCGCCTCGTCGGCACCACCAAGACGACGATCGCCAGCGTCCGCGACCGCACCCACTGGAACGCCCAGACCCTGACGCCGATGGACCCCGTGACCCTCGGCCTGTGCTCGCAGATCGAACTCGACTTCGAAGTGCAGCGCGCGGCGAAGGAAAAGCCCGCAACCCAGCAATATGGCGGCGCCACGCTGCTGCCGGCCTCGGAGACCACCCGCAAGGACGCCGAGCACGAGATCGCCACCACCACCGAGAAACAGCGCGACGACATGGATGTCGATGCCGTCTTCGCCAAGCTGAAAACCATCGGCGGCAAGAAGGCCCAGGACGACGACTAG
- the ispH gene encoding 4-hydroxy-3-methylbut-2-enyl diphosphate reductase, producing the protein MTPEAQKPLLSVVLCSPRGFCAGVVRAIDTVERALKLYGAPVYVRHEIVHNRYVVESLREKGAIFVAELDEIPQTDAPVVFSAHGVPKAIPNEADKRNFFTLDATCPLVTKVHREAAIHFKRGREIILIGHAGHPEVVGTLGQLPKGAVVLIETMDAARSFQPKDASKLAFVTQTTLSIDDTKEIVAVLKERFPDIDGPHKEDICYATTNRQLAVKKVAPQVEAMIVVGSPNSSNSQRLREVAEREGCKVSVLVQRASELDWSKFEGIKTLGITAGASAPEVIVEEIMDAFAAHYKLSVETVSAAQENEFFPLPRPLRNDAAE; encoded by the coding sequence ATGACCCCTGAAGCTCAAAAACCGCTGCTTTCAGTCGTGCTTTGTTCCCCTCGGGGCTTCTGCGCCGGAGTGGTGCGGGCCATCGACACGGTGGAGCGTGCGCTGAAACTCTATGGCGCGCCGGTCTATGTCCGTCACGAAATCGTGCATAACCGCTATGTGGTGGAAAGCCTGCGTGAAAAGGGCGCGATTTTCGTCGCGGAACTCGATGAAATTCCGCAGACCGACGCGCCGGTGGTGTTTTCCGCCCACGGCGTGCCGAAGGCGATCCCGAACGAAGCCGATAAGCGTAATTTCTTCACTTTGGACGCGACCTGTCCGCTGGTGACCAAGGTTCACCGCGAGGCGGCGATCCATTTCAAGCGCGGCCGGGAGATCATCCTGATCGGTCATGCCGGCCACCCGGAAGTGGTGGGCACCCTCGGCCAGTTGCCGAAGGGCGCTGTGGTGCTGATCGAGACCATGGACGCGGCACGCTCGTTCCAGCCGAAGGACGCCTCCAAGCTCGCCTTCGTGACGCAGACCACGCTGTCGATCGACGACACCAAGGAAATCGTCGCGGTGCTCAAGGAGCGCTTCCCGGACATCGACGGCCCGCACAAGGAAGACATCTGCTACGCCACCACCAACCGCCAGCTCGCGGTGAAGAAGGTCGCGCCTCAGGTCGAAGCCATGATCGTCGTCGGCTCGCCGAACTCGTCGAACTCGCAGCGCCTGCGCGAAGTCGCCGAGCGCGAAGGCTGCAAGGTGTCCGTGCTGGTGCAGCGCGCCTCCGAGCTCGACTGGTCGAAGTTCGAGGGCATCAAGACGCTGGGCATCACGGCGGGCGCATCCGCGCCGGAAGTCATCGTCGAGGAAATCATGGATGCCTTCGCCGCTCACTACAAGCTGAGCGTCGAGACGGTGTCTGCTGCGCAGGAAAACGAATTCTTCCCGCTGCCTCGGCCGCTGCGGAACGACGCGGCGGAGTAG
- a CDS encoding homoserine kinase, whose translation MAVYTDVTAEELADFLSSYGIGDLLSYKGIAEGVENSNYLLHTSQGYFFLTLYEKRVAVKDLPFFLGLMAHLARHGITCPQPVVNKSGEALGQLAGRPAAIIDFLEGVWPRRPNAAHCAAVGEALAKMHLAGSDFSMSRPNALSVSGWRRLSDQAAERADSVQHGLRDLLSAELSHLEQHWPHDLPEGVIHADLFPDNALFLGEKLSGLIDFYFACNDMFAYDVAICLNAWCFEIDHSFNVTKARAFLSAYTRVRKLSAAEQQAFPMLARGASIRFLLTRLVDWLNVPPGALVKPKDPLEYVRKLRFHQGVKSMRDYGIEDSGFAA comes from the coding sequence ATGGCGGTTTATACCGACGTCACCGCCGAAGAACTCGCGGACTTTCTCTCCAGTTACGGTATCGGCGACCTGCTGTCCTACAAGGGCATCGCGGAAGGCGTGGAGAATTCCAACTACCTGCTGCATACGAGCCAGGGTTATTTCTTCCTGACGCTGTACGAGAAGCGCGTCGCGGTGAAGGATCTGCCGTTCTTCCTCGGGCTGATGGCGCATCTGGCCCGGCATGGCATCACCTGTCCGCAGCCGGTGGTGAACAAAAGCGGGGAGGCGCTGGGACAGCTTGCCGGACGGCCCGCCGCGATCATCGATTTTCTCGAAGGGGTGTGGCCGCGCCGGCCGAACGCCGCGCATTGCGCCGCAGTCGGCGAAGCGCTGGCGAAGATGCATCTGGCCGGCTCCGATTTTTCCATGTCGCGGCCCAATGCGCTGTCGGTGAGCGGCTGGCGACGGCTGTCCGATCAGGCGGCGGAGCGCGCGGACAGCGTGCAGCACGGATTGCGCGATCTCCTGAGCGCCGAACTCAGCCATCTTGAACAGCATTGGCCGCACGATCTGCCGGAAGGCGTGATCCACGCCGACCTGTTTCCGGACAATGCGCTGTTTCTCGGCGAAAAGCTGTCTGGCCTGATCGATTTCTATTTCGCCTGCAACGACATGTTCGCCTACGACGTCGCGATCTGCCTCAACGCCTGGTGCTTCGAGATCGATCACTCGTTCAATGTCACCAAGGCGCGGGCGTTTCTCAGCGCCTACACACGTGTGCGCAAGCTCTCCGCCGCCGAACAGCAGGCGTTTCCAATGCTGGCGCGAGGCGCGTCGATCCGCTTCCTGCTGACGCGGCTGGTGGACTGGCTCAACGTGCCGCCGGGCGCGCTGGTGAAGCCGAAGGATCCGCTCGAATATGTCCGCAAGCTGCGCTTCCATCAGGGCGTAAAGAGCATGCGCGATTACGGCATTGAAGATTCGGGATTTGCCGCGTGA
- the rnhA gene encoding ribonuclease HI produces the protein MPHVTIFTDGACSGNPGPGGWGAILRFGDVEKELKGGENPSTNNRMELMAAISALEALKKPASVDLTTDSQYVRQGITSWIHNWKKNGWRTADRKPVKNADLWQRLDAALKTHKIRWHWIKGHTGHAENERADQLARDGLAENR, from the coding sequence TTGCCGCATGTGACGATCTTCACCGATGGCGCATGCTCCGGAAATCCGGGGCCAGGCGGCTGGGGTGCGATCCTGCGCTTCGGCGACGTCGAGAAAGAATTGAAGGGCGGCGAGAATCCATCGACCAACAACCGCATGGAATTGATGGCGGCGATCTCGGCGCTGGAAGCCTTGAAGAAGCCGGCCTCGGTCGATCTCACCACCGACAGCCAGTATGTCCGTCAGGGCATCACGAGCTGGATTCACAACTGGAAGAAGAACGGCTGGCGCACCGCCGACAGGAAGCCGGTGAAGAATGCCGACCTGTGGCAGCGGCTCGATGCGGCGCTGAAGACCCACAAGATCCGTTGGCACTGGATCAAGGGCCATACCGGCCACGCCGAAAACGAGCGCGCCGATCAGCTCGCGCGGGATGGACTGGCGGAGAACAGGTAG
- a CDS encoding peroxiredoxin: MTIKVGDKLPAAQFRVMTADGVQVKTTDDIFKGKKVALFAVPGAYTGTCHKMHMPSIFLNAYALKDKGISTIAVVSVNDAFVMNAWKRDTDQRDEAIFLADGNAEFTKAVGLEMDASGNGLGIRSKRYSMLVDDGTVKILNLEAVPSKVEVSGGDTLLSQL, encoded by the coding sequence ATGACCATAAAAGTTGGCGACAAGCTGCCCGCGGCCCAGTTTCGCGTCATGACCGCGGACGGCGTCCAGGTCAAAACCACCGACGATATTTTCAAGGGCAAGAAGGTCGCGCTGTTCGCCGTGCCCGGCGCCTATACCGGCACCTGCCACAAGATGCACATGCCGAGCATTTTCCTGAATGCCTATGCGCTGAAGGACAAGGGCATCAGCACCATCGCCGTGGTGTCGGTGAACGATGCCTTCGTGATGAACGCCTGGAAGCGCGACACCGACCAGCGCGACGAGGCGATTTTCCTCGCCGACGGCAACGCGGAATTCACCAAGGCGGTCGGCCTCGAGATGGACGCGTCCGGCAATGGTCTCGGCATCCGCTCGAAGCGCTATTCGATGCTGGTGGATGACGGCACGGTGAAGATTCTCAACCTCGAGGCGGTGCCGAGCAAGGTCGAGGTCTCCGGCGGCGACACGCTGCTGTCGCAGCTTTGA
- a CDS encoding protein-disulfide reductase DsbD domain-containing protein — translation MIVIVPSRISCVALAAVTCLLTLHARAQDASPWIKDTYSSVRLIAGSRSGNVLLGGIGFQLQPGWKTYWRTPGDSGVPPRIDFSKSQNVESVTILWPVPAKFADGAGGTSFGYQKQVLLPLRIITKSPDKPVTLHASINYAVCEKLCIPVEADAELAFRSVASTEDNAIAAALDTVPKPAKIGDASPVAIREVRREDRRVLVDVVAQDDKDSPGREVELFAEGPTPEWALPVPKLIKREAGGVHRFAFDLDGLPPGATADGAVLKLTVAGSGGAYEVTTKLP, via the coding sequence ATGATCGTGATTGTTCCCAGCCGCATCTCCTGCGTGGCCCTTGCTGCCGTCACCTGCCTGCTTACCCTCCATGCGCGCGCACAGGACGCGTCGCCTTGGATCAAGGATACCTATTCGTCGGTCCGGCTGATCGCGGGTTCGCGCAGCGGTAACGTGCTGCTCGGCGGCATCGGCTTCCAGTTGCAGCCGGGCTGGAAAACCTACTGGCGCACGCCGGGCGATTCCGGCGTTCCGCCGCGGATCGATTTTTCCAAATCGCAGAACGTGGAGTCCGTCACCATTCTCTGGCCCGTACCGGCGAAATTTGCCGACGGCGCCGGCGGCACGTCATTCGGTTACCAGAAGCAGGTGCTGCTGCCGCTGCGGATCATCACAAAGAGTCCTGACAAGCCTGTGACGCTGCACGCGTCGATCAACTATGCGGTGTGTGAGAAACTCTGCATCCCGGTCGAGGCCGACGCAGAACTGGCTTTCCGCAGCGTGGCCAGCACCGAAGATAACGCCATCGCCGCGGCCCTCGATACCGTGCCGAAGCCTGCAAAGATCGGCGACGCCTCGCCGGTCGCCATTCGCGAGGTCCGGCGCGAGGACAGGCGCGTGCTGGTCGATGTGGTGGCGCAGGACGATAAGGACTCACCCGGCAGGGAAGTCGAACTGTTTGCCGAAGGACCGACGCCGGAATGGGCATTGCCGGTTCCCAAGCTGATCAAGCGCGAGGCCGGCGGCGTTCATCGCTTCGCCTTCGATCTCGACGGGCTGCCGCCCGGCGCAACCGCCGATGGCGCCGTGCTGAAACTGACGGTCGCGGGATCGGGCGGCGCATACGAGGTCACCACCAAACTGCCGTGA